A window of the Brassica oleracea var. oleracea cultivar TO1000 chromosome C1, BOL, whole genome shotgun sequence genome harbors these coding sequences:
- the LOC106333002 gene encoding uncharacterized protein LOC106333002 has product MAVSGDSKLQRTVVTSSTWSRGAVAPVATQVMSCLHHVGEKTAIEGSAANQKLIEDLTRQCQQEKDKALALEKEVKRLKGNVEQDGMLARADISSLQREKDQLHEEVVQLKIAAETFPKEMEMAVNGAKIVARWELMREWLKQQTNSWKPAAEFRQYRIFMETEAELKNLPPPSFDDEPEIPDESLDQGDAAYMEVDPTAKTNNPPA; this is encoded by the exons ATGGCGGTTTCCGGCGATTCTAAGCTGCAGCGGACGGTGGTGACGAGCTCAACGTGGTCTCGAGGCGCGGTGGCTCCGGTGGCAACTCAG GTTATGTCGTGTCTCCATCATGTTGGGGAGAAAACTGCTATTGAGGGTTCTGCTGCCAATCAGAAGCTCATCGAAGATCTAACCCGTCAGTGTCAGCAGGAGAAGGACAAGGCCCTCGCATTGGAGAAAGAGGTCAAACGCCTTAAGGGGAATGTGGAGCAGGATGGCATGCTAGCACGAGCGGATATCTCCTCCCTGCAGAGAGAAAAAGACCAGTTGCATGAGGAAGTTGTCCAACTGAAAATAGCTGCAGAGACTTTTCCGAAGGAGATGGAGATGGCAGTCAATGGTGCAAAGATCGTTGCTCGCTGGGAGCTCATGCGAGAGTGGCTTAAGCAGCAAACAAATAGTTGGAAGCCGGCGGCGGAATTCAGGCAATACCGAATTTTCATGGAGACTGAGGCAGAGCTCAAGAATTTACCTCCTCCTTCTTTCGATGATGAGCCGGAGATCCCTGATGAGTCCCTAGACCAGGGGGACGCCGCATACATGGAGGTTGACCCAACGGCCAAGACCAACAACCCTCCTGCTTGA
- the LOC106308926 gene encoding transcription factor bHLH3 produces MGQKFWDNQEDRAMVESTIGSEACDFFISSASSLTKLLPPPPTDPSLQQGLRHVVEGSDWDYAIFWLASNVNSSDGCVLIWGDGHCRVVKGNSVDEQDETKRRVLSKLHLSFVGSDLVKQGPLTDLDIFYLASLYFSFRCDSNKYGPAGTYVSGKPLWAADLPSCLSYYRVRSFLARSAGFKTVLSVPVNCGVVELGSLKLIPEDKSVIEMVKSVFGGSDFVKSKEAPKIFGRQLSLGGSKPRSMSINFSPKMEDDSGFSLESYEVGGSNQVYGKDEAALYLTDEQRPRKRGRKPANGREEALNHVEAERQRREKLNQRFYALRAVVPNISKMDKASLLADAITYITDMQKKIRVYETEKQVMKRRESNQITPAEVDYQQRQDDAVVRISCPLENHPVSKVMQVFKENEVMPHDANVAVTEEGVVHTFTLRPQGGCTAEQLKDKLLTSLAR; encoded by the coding sequence ATGGGTCAAAAGTTCTGGGACAATCAAGAAGATCGGGCCATGGTGGAATCCACCATAGGCTCCGAAGCTTGCGACTTTTTCATCTCCTCTGCTTCTTCCCTCACCAAGCTACTCCCCCCTCCTCCAACTGATCCCAGTCTCCAGCAAGGCCTGCGCCACGTCGTCGAAGGCTCAGACTGGGACTACGCCATCTTCTGGCTAGCTTCCAACGTCAACAGCTCCGACGGTTGCGTCTTGATCTGGGGAGACGGCCACTGCCGTGTCGTAAAGGGTAACTCGGTAGACGAGCAAGACGAGACCAAAAGGCGTGTCCTTAGCAAGCTCCACTTGTCCTTTGTCGGTTCGGATCTGGTGAAACAGGGTCCTCTCACTGATCTCGACATTTTTTATTTGGCGTCTCTCTACTTTTCGTTTAGGTGTGATTCGAATAAGTACGGTCCTGCTGGAACTTATGTCTCTGGGAAGCCGCTCTGGGCTGCAGATCTGCCTAGCTGCTTGAGTTATTACAGGGTTAGGTCTTTTTTAGCTAGATCTGCTGGTTTCAAGACTGTCTTGTCTGTACCAGTGAACTGTGGTGTTGTGGAGCTTGGCTCACTTAAACTGATCCCAGAGGATAAGAGTGTGATTGAGATGGTTAAGTCAGTGTTTGGTGGATCCGACTTTGTAAAATCTAAAGAAGCCCCCAAGATCTTTGGTCGACAGCTGAGCCTCGGCGGATCGAAACCGCGGTCGATGAGTATCAACTTCTCACCTAAGATGGAGGATGACTCCGGTTTCTCCTTGGAGTCCTACGAGGTGGGAGGTTCGAATCAAGTGTACGGGAAAGACGAGGCGGCGTTGTATCTAACCGACGAGCAGAGACCGAGGAAGAGAGGGAGGAAGCCGGCAAACGGGAGAGAAGAGGCCTTGAACCACGTGGAAGCTGAAAGGCAGAGGAGGGAGAAGCTGAACCAGAGATTCTACGCGTTGCGTGCCGTGGTGCCTAACATCTCGAAGATGGACAAGGCTTCTCTCCTTGCGGATGCGATCACGTACATCACGGATATGCAGAAGAAGATAAGGGTGTACGAAACGGAGAAGCAGGTGATGAAGAGGAGGGAGAGCAATCAGATAACTCCAGCAGAGGTTGATTATCAACAGAGGCAGGATGATGCGGTTGTGAGAATAAGCTGTCCGTTGGAGAATCATCCGGTTTCGAAGGTGATGCAAGTGTTTAAGGAGAATGAAGTTATGCCTCATGATGCGAACGTGGCTGTAACAGAGGAGGGTGTGGTTCATACGTTCACTCTCCGGCCTCAAGGTGGGTGCACCGCTGAGCAGTTGAAGGACAAGCTCCTCACCTCTCTAGCACGGTAG
- the LOC106302986 gene encoding transcriptional adapter ADA2b-like codes for MRSRGNFHNVEDSTQRTWVTVEIFESSSMVQGTEGGAKYNCNYCQKDITGKIRIKCAVCLNFDLCVECMSVGAEINTHKCDHAYRVIVSLRFVSSFLCI; via the exons ATGAGATCCCGTGGGAACTTCCACAATGTCGAAGACTCAACCCAGAG AACCTGGGTTACTGTGGAGATCTTTGAGTCCTCCTCTATGG TTCAAGGTACCGAGGGAGGAGCGAAATACAACTGCAATTATTGCCAGAAAGACATTACGGGCAAAATCAGGATCAAATGTGCTGTGTGCCTCAATTTCGATCTCTGTGTAGAATGTATGTCTGTTGGAGCAGAGATCAATACTCACAAATGTGATCACGCCTACCGAGTTATAGTTAGTTTGCGTTTTGTTTCTAGTTTTCTTTGTATTTAG
- the LOC106308919 gene encoding protein NAR1, protein MSDKFSPTLRLGDLNDFIAPSQACVVSLKGSKKPLDKKPDRPQVVLTPKQQLEPVKISLKDCLACSGCITSAETVMLEKQSLDEFLSALTKGKDVIVSLSPQSRASIAVHYDISPLQVFKKLTTFLKSLGVKAVFDTSCSRDLVLIEACNEFVNRFKQASSDDGENAQSPLPILSSACPGWICYAEKTLGSFVLPYVSSVKSPQQAIGTAIKHHLCQALGLRLEEIYHVTVMPCYDKKLEAARDDFVFGDNLTEVDSVLTTGEILDLLKLKGVDFKDLEESPLDRLLTNVTEEGHLYGVAGSSGGYAETIFRHAATALFGHTIAGPLEFKTLRNSDFRELTLELEGKTVLKFATCYGFQNLQNIVRKLKTRKCGYQYVEIMACPAGCLNGGGQIKPKTGQTPKELINSLEATYMNDTALSTDPFQNPIAKRLYDEWLHEPGSGEAKKYLHTQYHAVVKSVTAQLNNW, encoded by the exons TCGGACAAGTTCTCACCGACCTTAAGACTCGGAGATCTCAACGATTTCATTGCTCCGTCCCAAGCCTGTGTCGTATCTCTCAAAGGCTCAAAAAAGCCCCTCGACAAGAAGCCTGATCGTCCCCAG GTTGTGCTTACTCCAAAACAACAGCTCGAACCTGTCAAAATCTCTCTCAAGGATTGCTTGGCTTGCAG CGGATGCATCACATCGGCTGAGACAGTCATGCTTGAGAAGCAAAGCTTAGACGAGTTCCTCTCTGCTCTTACGAAAGGCAAAGACGTGATCGTCTCCCTTTCTCCGCAGTCCAGAGCCTCCATTGCTGTTCACTACGATATCTCTCCTCTTCAGGTCTTCAAGAAGCTAACTACTTTCTTAAAGTCTCTGGGAGTTAAAGCTGTGTTTGATACGAGCTGTAGCAGAGACTTGGTGCTTATCGAAGCTTGTAATGAGTTTGTGAACCGTTTCAAGCAAGCTAGTTCTGATGATGGTGAAAATGCTCAGTCCCCTCTCCCTATACTTTCCTCCGCATGTCCTG GTTGGATATGTTATGCTGAAAAGACGCTTGGTTCATTTGTTCTGCCGTATGTCTCTTCTGTTAAGAGTCCTCAGCAAGCTATTGGAACTGCCATCAAACACCATCTATGTCAAGCGTTAGGACTCAG GCTGGAGGAGATTTACCATGTGACCGTGATGCCCTGCTACGATAAGAAGCTGGAGGCAGCGAGAGACGACTTTGTCTTTGGAGATAACCTGACTGAAGTTGATTCCGTGCTAACAACCGGTGAAATTTTGGATTTATTAAAG TTAAAAGGAGTCGACTTTAAAGATCTGGAGGAGTCTCCACTCGACAGATT GCTGACGAATGTTACAGAGGAAGGACATCTCTATGGTGTAGCTGGGAGTTCTGGTGGTTACGCAGAAACAATATTCAGGCATGCGGCAACAGCACTGTTCGGACACACTATTGCAGGTCCTCTTGAGTTTAAAACTCTCAGAAACTCTGATTTTCGTGAATTGACTCTTGAA TTGGAAGGTAAAACAGTGCTGAAATTCGCAACGTGTTACGGTTTCCAGAACCTTCAGAACATTGTCCGGAAACTGAAAACACGGAAGTGCGGTTATCAGTATGTAGAGATTATGGCGTGCCCTGCAG GTTGCCTGAATGGTGGTGGACAGATTAAGCCAAAGACAGGACAGACTCCGAAAGAACTGATCAACTCACTAGAAGCTACGTATATGAATGATACT GCTTTGAGTACAGATCCATTCCAGAATCCAATTGCCAAGAGACTGTACGATGAGTGGCTTCACGAGCCTGGTTCCGGCGAGGCAAAGAAGTACTTGCACACTCAGTACCATGCGGTCGTTAAAAGCGTTACAGCGCAGCTCAACAACTGGTAG